The genomic segment TCGTGATCCACTGGCAAGAAGCCTTTTTCGGCATCTTTATTCAGTACCTGATGATGTGCCTGTTTCGGACGAACCTCAACAAGGCCAGGTCCACCACTTCCCCCATCAGTGTGATTGTCCACGGGGTATTCATCGCCGTGACTTCCGGTTTCTGGCCTGGGCTCGCTGCTGCTGCCCAGGAGTTTGTGCCCGCCACCAGCACTTCAGACCCGCTGGCCTTCCTGATTGCTCCACTCGTCGGATGTTTCGTCAGCTTCGTGGCCTGCCTCATGTCACTGATGTTTGTCGCCACGGGCTTTCTCTACGGGCGGACGCTCGCGTTTCTGGACCCCTTCCCGCTGAGAGGTGGGAGGCCGCTGCCCTGATCAGTAGACCTCTTGCGAAAGTCACGATCGGCAGGCTTGGGTGAGGTTGCACAGCGCTGCGATGAGCTGAACCCGGAGTGCAAACCGACGCCGCCGATGTCGGTACACGCCCTTCAGCACACGGAAGATCTTCATGCGACGGATCATATGCTCGATTGCCTGCCTGGTATGCGCGAGGACACGGTTGTCCTGGCGCTGCTCCGCGGACAGAGGCGACGCCTGCGTCGCCTTATGGGGGGTAAGGGCGTGCCTGTGGCTTCTCCACAGGCCCTGATACCCTGCATCTCCAATAAGCGCCGTTTGGTGAGGAAAACGAACGCCTGACTGACGAAACAGCTTTAGGTCATGAACCGCCCCAGCGCTCGTGGCGGTGCCCAGGATGCGCTGCGTCACTGTGCACATCAGCACCTGAAATTTCAGGGTGTGCCGCTTTTTCTTGCCGCTGTACCACGCGCGCTGCTTTTTTTGGGCCGTTCACAGGGCACTTCGGAAGCATCGACCGCGACGATGCTGTACACGAGTTGTGCTTCCTGAAACACGCGTTTCTTGGGCAGCTGGAACCGTGCACTGGCAATCAGAGCCGCTTCCACGCGTTCCACCGTGCGATGCACGGTGGCTTCGTGCACACCCCAGTCGTCACCCAGGTGGGCGAAGGTCCGGTACTCGCGCCAGAATTCCAGGGTCATCAGCAGTTGTTCCGCCACGCTGAGCGCGGCGGGGCGGCCTGATTTCTTTTTCTGTCCTTCGCGTAGGGTCAGCACCTCTTCCATCTCAGCAAACGTTTCCGGGTAGACCCCGGTGCGTCGACGGAACTGCTTGCGATTCATCTTCAGCGTGCGTGTCAGACGGTCTCGCTCCACCCTCCCAGCTTAGCCTACGACTTTCGCAAGAGGTCTAGTAAGCCCAGCAACACCAGGAAGTGCAGGATGGTAGACCGTGTACCGTAGCGCGTAACGCCCCGCTTCTATGACGTCTGGTCGTGCAATTTTAGGTTCCCTCCCGCTATAAGCGGGCCCGTAATCCTTCTATTTCCTCCGCCAAACGTTTCAGATCGCCTGCCACCTGCGCGTCCGTACCGTGACGCTCCGCCCACGCCTGAGTCAATTCGAGAAGCGTCTCCCGCTCTCTCAACCGTTCCTCTACCCCTTCCCGCTCTTCCTCGGCTTGCATTTTCGGCTCATCCGGGATGGGTGGGACATAGACATGGCCGAGCGCGTCGAGCTGCTCCCTGAGGTGCTGGATGCCCACTTCGTAGCGCTTCACCTGATCCTGAAGGTAGGTCACCCAGTACGGGTCGAGATCCGGCTTGGAGAGCTGGTAGTTCAGAGAATGAAGCCCATGGATTCCCTGGTCGAGCGAACGGGCGAGCGCCTCCGCATTCTGCTCCTGCGGGCCGCTCTGAGCGGAGGTCAGCGCCGCGCGTTCATACCGTGCGCGGGTCTCCTGTAAAAAGACCCGTTCCGATGGCGTGGCGTTCTTTTCCAGTTCCTCAATGGCTTCCAGTCGACGTTGTAACTTTTCCAGACGGCTCATGCGGTTTTGACCCCTTGCTTCAACATGCTCAATTGCTGGCGGAACTGCACCGTCGTGATTTGCTCATCGAGGAGCTGGGCCAGAAGCTCAGAAAGACGGAGACGTTCCATCCGTAAATTTGCCCCCATGGTGACGGGAATCAGGCCGTGTGAATTGGCAAGTTCCCGTCCTGCCATTCGCCACAGCGGCCCTTCCGTCTCAGCCAGACGCACATAGTGAAAAATGAGCAACGCAGGGGGAACGACGGGCAGCCTCCGCTGGCCTTGCCCCCACGGGACGGTCAGCGCAGAATTCATTCGTTCCCGCTCCACCGACTGGTCCCGGTGAACCGTCGCCTCAATGCCAAACGCCTCCAACGACAATTGCACGAAAGGCAGTCTGGAAGGAACGGGAACGCCATGAACCTGAATGGGTTTGCCGTCCACGAAGATCGCCGGCATCGCGGCATCGACGAGCTCGCTCGTCGAGTAGGGCGACATGGCCACAAAGGCCGCAGCCAGAGGTTGCCAGAGCGCCAACTTCTCCGCCAGGCCGTTCCGGGCCTCCGGTGACGCGGCGGTCCTCAGGACACGCTGGACCTGGCGGGCGAGGTCAGCCAGGGGTTCGGTTTCCACCCCTTCGGGATGAAGCGCGATCTCGATCTTGGTCGCGAGGGTCAGCACCTGCGCCAGTGGATACAGGGGCTGGGCCAACTCCAGGCGCTGGGCGGCCAAGAAGGGCTTTCCCTGTTTGAGAAGAGCACTGCTCTGTATCCACTGGGCCACGGCATCGGAGAACTGGCTCCTGGGCTGCCAGTTTTTCAGTTCCGCGAGGGTGTCCGCAAGCAGGCCCTTGTTGCGGGGATCAGTGGACTGAACCAGCAGTTGCAGCGCCCGGGTCAAGCGCTCCGTATCCCCTTCCGAGCAGCTGTACACCTGCTCGTCTGGAGGGAGGAGGCCGTCCACCGCCCGGAGGTACTGCCACGTGATCCGCACTTCTTCGCCGTCCCCGTGCTGTTCGCGCACGCGGTCCATCAGACGGGCGGCGCTGACGTCTTCGCCATGCGCTGCGTGGAGCGTGCAGCAGTTCAGTGCGGCCAGCAGCTTCTGACGCCCATTGGCGGTGGGGATGTTCATGACCCGCTGGTATTCCTGGAGGGCCTCATGCGTCTGACCAATGTTGAGTGCGGCGAGCGCGTAGCTCATGCGCGCAGCTGACGTCAGGTTCGTCGTCTTGAGCGGCAAACTGATATAGATGGCCTCTCCTGCCACCTGCATGGCTTTGCGGTAGTGGCGCGACATGGTGTACAAGCTGCACAAGTTGTACAACACGAACACTTCAGCCTCCAGGGAGAAGTCCGAACTGTCACGCCCTGATCGCAGGGCACTCAGCACCTCAAGGAGGGTATCGACCGCTGGATCGACCAGACTCGCATCGTGGGGTCCAGCAGTGCGGCGTGCTTTTGCCTCGTTGAACACCATCAGCGCAAGCGCGTAGGACCGAATGGCCACATTCTGGCTGAGCAGGCATACTTTCAGGTTTTCCAGAGCCTCGTCCCAGTGCCCGGCATACTCGAGCAGTGTGGCTCCCCGAAGATGGGCCATTTCCGTGCCGAAAGGCAGCACCTTGCGGGCGGAATCCAGAAAAGACACCTGGCGGCTGCGCTCAGAAACCCGCCACTGCGCCCACCGCTGAGGTGAACTCAGCTCTTCAGCACAAATGGTGTTCAGAGACTCAAGCATGGGTTGGGAGATAAGACAACAGCTCCTCGGCCCGGGATCGGAAGACCCGGGCAGGTTGAGCTCCATGGAGCACACTGACTGGACGACCATTCACATAGGAGATCACGGTGGGGAAGCTGATAACGCGGTTGGAAAGAGCCGTACGAAGTTCTTCCGTTGCCTCCACAGCACCGAACTTGATCTGGCCGTACTCGCGCTCCAGATCTTCCAGAATAGGGGTGACCACCCGACAGGGCGCGCAGGTTTTAGACCAGAAATCCACAATCCATAATCCCTGGGACACCTGCGCCTGAAAGGTCTGATCAGTCAGCTCAACCATAGAGTTCCTCTTTTATAGAAACGGTGATGTTTTTGTCCAAGGCCTTTGCTTCAGGGCTCATCAGGGCAGTGGTTATGGCATTCCCAAACGGGAGTAGAGGCCGCTCCTACCGTTCGGAGGTCGTCTCCCTGCAAGGATTGAGCGCCTGCGGTGGTGGCAATTAACAGCAGCAAAACGGACAGTAATTTATGCAGCATGATGTTCCTCCTCAAAGCAGGGGCGAACCGCAGAATACTATTCCCCGCTGTCTGGCTGGGAAAAGGTAGCATGCCACCTCCCACTGTTCGGGCTTTGTTGGCATTTTGTTGGGCTGGTGTCACAGGTTTGTTGAGTCAAGATGCAACGGGCCGTTTACCCTCGGAGGGTCCCAGGACGTCCAGCGCAGAAGAGGAACACCATGGGGCATGGACTTGATCATCAGTTGAACGACCACCAGACAGCGCGAGCCCGCTGCTGACAGTGCTAATTCTTCACTTAGAGGAGGCATCCAGTTATGGCGACGGCCCGACGAGAGACAATAACATGTGTGGAAATGGGGCCTGACGGCGAATCACTGCTGAACGAAATAGTCGAACTGGCCATTTATATCGACTTTCTTGTGGTAAAAATCGAAGAGTATAGCAGTTATCCTGCTGATACCATAAATTCGACAGTAAAAAATATAGCCTCAAAATTAGAAAAACTCTATTTTTGTGCCCTTCATCGTGGTATTCCTTTAAATACTGCCTTTAAAGTCAGCGATAAAAGAGGAAAGTTGTATGAGATGCACCTGACCGGAGAGGGTATCCAGTACCGTGTCCTATAGCGTGGGTGCTATCCATAACTTTGCACTTCCGAGAACAGCTCGGTTCGTTCCCCTGACTCCGCCACATCTGTACTCTGGCTCCTACGCTTACCGGACGCTGCGATGAGTGCTATTCAAGTCCAGTGGGGAGCGGCGCGCCTCCGTGGCCTCTACAATCGGGCCATGCCACGGCGTGCTGTACCCAGCGACTCTGACCGGGCCGCCTTTATCTCGCTGTGGCTGCGCCGCCTTGGCCGGGACGAAGCGCGGCGCGAAGCTTTGGAGGCAGGCAACCTGGCGAGCGCGTACCCGACCGCCGCGGACCCTCAAGCTGCACTCTCGGAAGAGCACACTGCCTTTGCGGCCCTCGCATGGCTCGACGCGCACGCCACGCGGCTCGGTGAGGGTGAGGTGGCAGCGCTCCTTCCAGACACCAGAATTCGCGCCGGGAACAGCGTGCAAAAACTCTTGTGGAAGTCGCGGGTGGCTTTCGTCGCGGCACTGGGCGCCCACCTGAAGTTGCCGTCGCGCGTCCCCAAATGGGTGGTCATGGCCTCCGTCGCAGCCGGTCACTTGCCGCCCACGGCCTTGCCCCCGGTCAAAAGCGCTCCTGATGCGCCGCCACCGCCACCGCCTTACCTGGTGACTCTGGCGAACAAGCCCAGCGTCCTCATTGACCGTGCCACGCGCGGCGCAACAGGCTGGGACGGCACGACCCTGCAGTACCGGGAGGCCTTCGAAGACGGCCTGGTGCTGAACTACTTCGAGAAGGAGACGACGCCCGAAGTGCTGCGCCAGCACCTTCAGCGCCTCGATCCCCGTACCTCGGACGTCTGGCGGCTCCTCACGGCGAAGGTCCTCGAGAGTGAGCGCGACGATGTGTTCGCGCCGGTGACCGTGCAACCGGCGGAACTCGCGCGGGCTCTGGGCCTGAAGCCGCACCCCAACGGCAGTGTGCGTCCGCGCGACATTGTGCGCTGCACGGAGAGCCTCTTTCATCTCGAGCGTCTCTGGCTCACGATGCCTGACGCGCGAGGCAAGGACGAGAAGGGAACGCGTAAGCGCGTGCTCGCGGTGATGGAGCGGGGGCGCTCGAAGATTATTGACGGTCAGGAGGTGCCGAGCTCGTGGACCATCGTCCTGGGCGACTGGGCACGTTACTTTCCACGCACGTACGCGCCTATCTTCCGTGGCCTCGTGGAGCTCCCGGCCAATTCGTCAACCAACGTGTGGACCAAGCAGATCGGCACCGAGTTGACGTACCTCATCCGCGAGACAAGCGACGCGCCGGGCAACGTACGCCTCGTGCACGTTGCTACCCTCCTCACCCGTGCCTCGGTGATGCCTGAAGTGCTCGAGATGCGCGAACACCGCAACCACCACCGGGCCATTGAGCGCCTTGAAGCGGCCCTCGACCTGCTCACGACCCTGGGCGTCCATGCAGGCTGGCGCTATGAGCCAGGCAGTGCAGCGGCCCTCGACGCGGCCAGCACGCACAAGTTCTTCGGGGTGTGGCTGGAATGCTTCGTGGAGATCACCGTCGCTGAGGAACTGCTCCGCTCCGTTGCCGCCCTTCAGGCCGACACCGTGGCCTAACGACACCTGACTGACGCAAAACGCCTTATTTGGGGAGAGTCCAGCGCTGTACCAGGCGAAACTGGCAGGGCCAGGCTGGGTCGCTTGTCAAAACACCGACACCTGACTGACGCAATATCCGTGGACACCCAGACGTGTGACACGGCAGCAACGGGTCTGCTGGTGTCTTATTTTCTGGAGAACGGGCATTTCATCCCCCACTTCATGGCGCGTCTGTCAAAAATACCGACACCTGACTGACGCAAATTGTAAAAAAACCGACACCTCACTGACGCGATTTGCACTCTGCGGCCGACACCTGACTGACGCAAATTGCAGAAAAAAGCGACACCTGACTGACGCGACTTGTAGAAAAAACCGACACCTGACTGACGCAATTCAGATAAGCCGCGAGTAGCCAAAAGACGTTGAGGACAACAAAAAAGCAAGGTTTTGCACGGTCCATCTCCCTTACCGCTGCACGCTGTTTTCACAGTCCCCGCTCAGCCTCGTTTTTTGACAAGTGGCGTTTTTTCGGCCTTTACACTGCCTTGTCGCGCTCAAATTCTTATCCATTGCGCACCATCGTCACCCGAGGAGGACCATCCCCACCCATACCTGGCCGCTACAACCCAAAAGCAAAGAAGTCCCACCTGCCAGTGGAACTTCTTCGAACGCTCGGTAGAGTGACCTCAAAAAGCAAGGTCATCGTACCGAGAAGGTCCCCTTGTATCAAGAGGAGCTTTCGTGATTACCTGCTCATCCTGGAAGGCGCTCGCCCACACCGCCTTCCCCCCTCAAGCAGAACGCGTCCCCCTGCCTCCTGAAGCAGGCCCCACGAGAGGCCCAGAGAAGGCCCAACAGCAAGCCAGAACAACTTACAGCTCATCCCCAGTCTTCAAGGCTGTTCTCCAGCCCTCAGGGAGCCTTTTGTGACGGCTGCCCTACGCCGGCCCATCGAAGCGGATGTGCTGGCCACTGAAGCCG from the Deinococcus hopiensis KR-140 genome contains:
- a CDS encoding transposase family protein codes for the protein MLMCTVTQRILGTATSAGAVHDLKLFRQSGVRFPHQTALIGDAGYQGLWRSHRHALTPHKATQASPLSAEQRQDNRVLAHTRQAIEHMIRRMKIFRVLKGVYRHRRRRFALRVQLIAALCNLTQACRS
- a CDS encoding transposase family protein, which produces MNRKQFRRRTGVYPETFAEMEEVLTLREGQKKKSGRPAALSVAEQLLMTLEFWREYRTFAHLGDDWGVHEATVHRTVERVEAALIASARFQLPKKRVFQEAQLVYSIVAVDASEVPCERPKKSSARGTAARKSGTP
- a CDS encoding thioredoxin family protein; the encoded protein is MVELTDQTFQAQVSQGLWIVDFWSKTCAPCRVVTPILEDLEREYGQIKFGAVEATEELRTALSNRVISFPTVISYVNGRPVSVLHGAQPARVFRSRAEELLSYLPTHA